The genomic interval TATCCCCGCCACGCACCGCCCTAGGTCCTCCGGCTGCTGGAAGTAGTTGAAGGTCACCGAAGGGTTGTCGTTCGGGTTTCGGGTCCGGAGCTCCAGATGGCCGGTGGATATTGGGCCCATAATCTTCTCCAGGAGGAATCCGCCCCTGAAAGCTTGTTCCTGAAGACTGTTCATGGTCTCCACCGCCTTGGCTATGGCTTCCGGGGTCCTCTGCTTCGGCGGCACTGTCGCGAGCTGCCCGATCTGCAAGCAAGGGTAACCAATTATTTGGCGCAAATAGATTCAATCAATATCCGACCCGTTTGGCTCGGTTcagtttggtttggtttattAATACCTTAGGCGAGAACATTCCGAAGTCCCGTTGAGGGGCGGAGCCGCCGGCGAAGTTTTCGCCGCTGGCGGCTTCGATGTAGGTGCCTAAGCGGGTGATGCCGACGACCTGGATGAGGGAGACCTCGACAGGGATCGGAGACGGGACATAAACGGCGTTCATGGCGTTGTCGGACATGCCCTGGCCCACCATGGGCTGGTCCAAGACCAGGCTGATGTTGTTGGCCTTAAGGTGGGCTTCTGGGCCCACTCCACTTAACATGAGGAGCTGTGGGCTGCCCAGTGCACCTGCTGAGACTATGACCTCATTCTTGGGCCCATCCTTTAGGTAGGCCTTGTGCTTGGCCCCTGATGCGTCTCGGAAGATGACGCCATGAGCTATGGGCCTTGGTTGGCCTGCACTCATGAATTAATTAAGATCGGCCTAACATGTGGTTGTTGGCATATCGGCACAAAATAAGATGTGGCTTATAGTAAGTAGACGTGGAAAGTGGTTGAATAAGTAGAAGAAGTGAGCTTGATGGTCATATCAATAAATATTGGGAAGATAAAAGTATGACTGATTCTCCCTCTAAAAAATGACAAATGGGAAATAGTTACTGTTTTCTTGAAAGTATCTTTTGGATTGATAGGTTGGATCTCACTTTCTTTCGTTATTAGTTTAACCTTTCGATTTTTTATTTGGTAAGtttagatttctttttttttttttcatttttttttttttttttttgataggcCTGTttatatttgtttcttatttagttttgttttgatttgaAATCCTATTTTGATTAGTTGTTAGTATTgtttttgggagacctttaatttctttatctgtaatctctcaaATTTTATCTTGTAAGCACGATATTCATCCGTCAAAAGTGTTACAATTCATGTTCACTCAATTTATAACACTGGAATAAGATTATCTATCATTTccatttcaaataaaaatattttttaatgatatattttataaaagttatttttaaaatattaaatattttataaccAGTCAtgaatttataattttcaaagaaattttagaTCATGAATTTAAAACTATTGTTTGGCCATGAAGTTTGAGTTTGAGTAGGAGCATGGTGTCTAGTGCAAGAGTAAGAACTGGCCCTGGGtcatataattattttcataattaaacAATGATTTACCGTGGAATTGAGTTGGAATTAATAGTACTGATTGTCatatattaattagttaattaattaagcaATGAATATACATCAATCTTCCGCAATTAATAACCCATACCTCTTATTTTGAACAAAATCTTATGAACAGAGGCATGCAGAAGCACAGTGAGGCCGGTGGGATTTGCATACTGCAATAAATCAGCAGCCGTGTGTCTATGCCCATCAGGATCGAAGATGCTTCCTCCAACCTTAGTCCCATACATGTGATCGTACGTGAAACCATTGTAAGGCAAAATCCCCGCCTCCACCAGCCCGTCCCTCACCGCCGTCTGCCACTGCCGCATCGGCGGCTGGAATGCCACCACCTCCTCCACCCACCGGTACGACTCGTTTGCCAGCCGCCCGTCCCACCCTACCGCCCTCACGTAGTCCGAGGCGGCGCGGGTGTAGAACCCGGCGTTCAGGCAGCTGCCGCCGCCCAACACCCTCGCGCGCGCGTTTATGACGCCGTCCTCCGACACGAACCGCTGCGAGGGGGAGGCCGGCGACAGGTCGGAGAGCGCCGCGCCGAAGGAACCCAAGTTGGTGATGTTGGGGTTACCGTAAGGGGAGCCGCCGCGCTCCAGGAGCAAAACGGTGTAGTTTTGGGAGAGGGTGGCGGCTAAAGGGCAGCCGGCGGTGCCGCCTCCCACGATGATGTAGTCGTAGAATGACACGGACGGGGCGGAGGTTGCCTGCTGGACGAAGCTGTAATTTGGAGCTGTAGATACAGAATTAGCAGTTTAAGTTATGTGCTAAGAAAACAAAACCTGCTCTTGTACCActcgaaaaaataaaataaaatttacttTTATTCCTCACTGTTATTAATTTCCTGCTTCCATGATTAACACTGCACTCTAGTTTTGCAGGCAACTGTTTTGATATAACAAACAATACCCAAACATTATTTGTCAAATTGAAGAGGACGAATAattatatttacatatttatTGTACTCACTAAATCGCAGTTGTGAATATTAGGTCCACGTGGCAACAGGAGAGTAGAGCTACATGAACCCGTGTGTCCTTAAATTTCTTTGTTACCCAGTTGGCTTGGTAATGTCACAGGCTCGTGATGGGAAGTATTTTTCAATTAatagatgatattttgtataagaATGATTATAGTGAGGATTCGATCGATTATTGATTTGTCGTATTATATCTTACCTTACATTGACATCCCCCAAAGGGCACTCGATTGCAACAAGTCGacttttcaaaaatttaattGATAAGCTTGGAGGTTCCAAATTAATGTATAAGGATGGTTTTATAAGTGAATATGGATTGATTGAGACATATGTTTTTTctactttttcttttattttttttcaaatatggaGTATTTTGGGGTCTACTAGTTTTTTAATAGGCAAAGAGTGAGTTAGAGTAAAGTTTTCATCAAGTtaccttttaaaataataacattCGGAAAAAATATTGCTCTAACAAGAAGTATTTCCCATTTATAAATTTCAGATATTTGAAGAAAAGGGGCTGAATTTAAAGAATAGTTGTTACATTAGCCAGTAGATACTTTggcaaaaacaaaaaagaaaattaCGATTGATACACTTAAAACTTTTCTTTAAATTAAAGTCCTATGTagagtttgaaaaaaaaaataatgaaaagggaagaataatatgaaggaatctattttttcatatttttttcaaagaaaagtgaaaataaaaatataaaatatatatatatagaaagttaatgaataaaattttgattttacacattatgaacatttaattaatataaatttttaattatacgGGAACAAATTTCCATTTTTAATACGATTTCATATAGATAGAAaacatgacttttttttttttccttcctctACTCAAACAAAATCCTAACTTGATCCAAATAGGGTATAAGTATTTATTCATTATCCACTTGTTTATTAACTCGGCAGGGTGAGCTCAGTGGTAAGGGAGGACTATGCTTAAAGGGGTTCTAAGTTTAGTTCCCCGGCATCTGAGAGCTTGAGTTTTCCCAACTTGCTTGGGGGCTGATAtttgcaggaaaaaaaaaaatttaacaaaagaACAGAAAAAATTGAGTGACAATTATGTCATCAAGCTTCAAAAACTTAAAATGAAACACCAAAAGACTTATATGGAAGCTGTTTGTGAGATCAAATGATATAACTGTACATTTTATAAATGAAAATAGAATGGAATAGGATATAATAGAATCAAATTTATCACGTAATTTTGTCATGATTGTTTAAATTTTCATTATACTTCATTTCAATCATATGGCAAACCAAACATGTAGTAATAACTTACACTTTTAGTTTTCAATCATTTCACAGTTCCTCGTTAGTGAAACAGCAAAGGCTTGGAAGATGCGGTATAGTATTACCTTTTTCCGAGGAGCAAATTGAGCCATGAAAGAAGAGAATTCCAGATAGAGTAGCAGCAGCAATCAATCTCCACCACCCAATGAGATGACCACccattatatataaatatcaaaCTTAACTTTTAAAACCTGTAATCTTCAAAACTCGCTTTAAGATGAAGCTGCATACGCAGAACTTGTTACATATATAAGCCTACAAAACCAACACCGCAACAATCCACCTTATATAATAAACTTACAGATCGACACACCACCTATCTCATCACTGCACGAATTGTGGTTGGCATGCACAAAGATTTCTCCTAAACATTGTCGGCGACAAAACCCTCCGAAGCTCACCTACGAATGACCAAATACACACAACACAAAGATTCAAGAAAATGCATGCAGGAAATGTGATGACCCATATGAATACATGCAACCACCAAACCCAGCCGAATTTAAAGgcccaagaaaataaataaagaaaaaatgtgtgtgtgtgtgagaaagagagagagagagagagagagagaatgagtggGTTGTCAGTCGAAATCACACAAAAGTCTGATGGGGAGACCCAAAGAGGGAGATTTAGCAGATCATGCAGATAAGCTGAAATGGTAAATCGGGAATGCCTGCATCTGCTGGTAATTAAGTCTA from Malania oleifera isolate guangnan ecotype guangnan chromosome 9, ASM2987363v1, whole genome shotgun sequence carries:
- the LOC131163930 gene encoding protein HOTHEAD → MGGHLIGWWRLIAAATLSGILFFHGSICSSEKAPNYSFVQQATSAPSVSFYDYIIVGGGTAGCPLAATLSQNYTVLLLERGGSPYGNPNITNLGSFGAALSDLSPASPSQRFVSEDGVINARARVLGGGSCLNAGFYTRAASDYVRAVGWDGRLANESYRWVEEVVAFQPPMRQWQTAVRDGLVEAGILPYNGFTYDHMYGTKVGGSIFDPDGHRHTAADLLQYANPTGLTVLLHASVHKILFKIRGQPRPIAHGVIFRDASGAKHKAYLKDGPKNEVIVSAGALGSPQLLMLSGVGPEAHLKANNISLVLDQPMVGQGMSDNAMNAVYVPSPIPVEVSLIQVVGITRLGTYIEAASGENFAGGSAPQRDFGMFSPKIGQLATVPPKQRTPEAIAKAVETMNSLQEQAFRGGFLLEKIMGPISTGHLELRTRNPNDNPSVTFNYFQQPEDLGRCVAGIKTIERIIESKAFAPFKYEYVSIQALLNMTANFPVNMLPRHDNSSTSLEQFCKDTVMTIWHYHGGCRVGSVVDPDYRVLGIDSLRVIDGSTFNYSPGTNPQATVMMLGRYMGVRMLSERLAGDGSEK